Proteins from a single region of Anastrepha ludens isolate Willacy chromosome 5, idAnaLude1.1, whole genome shotgun sequence:
- the LOC128864953 gene encoding serine-rich adhesin for platelets isoform X1 gives MDLGEINQAAEGPPQALSPEPVTTVTEVTIKLASSSVHVGVTTADSTETLNNNKTLKRCLSVPILRAGPSSTSMTTRSAAAAMAMRNSGNAAVSAGRSANSKEALSTPKKNQIFTKRDPIGDASGGNNFGHNIHIGIPRSNPSSREVSPAPVFNIFAPRARRYSASYTPHGVAGAAGSAAVASGLPLCLTPRVSQLRQEECVDMLNSREANHEREVHSAMQMSQSWEDLTLVAENWSCKSEELSNPLQVILPAGVASCSSPSPTSNRAGMRLPYGLSPSPTRRTFATRRSMSPIAMRPSQLGPVKRKFELDDSGAGSNWNVYSQPPMKKIFTESRGSSPVCQSPSSICPSPDSGTYDGRITPKLFISKLCTNNTNNNSACSSPSSSVSGGIIDSTTTSGICSSSSSTTSSVSGGCEPMCIGGGGIDEGISVVDNEDKAASNTISTGSASVGGGDTIAGNGVHPMNTDIQDDATLLDDIKSETSSIGGCSSISIESSSCDSASKAAASFLNRLNVDDISTSPLAVQKSFYINKQGLTGHKKFIVSSGGGEPMESININSTSGSSTAMMVATEVSTACTSGS, from the exons ATGGACTTAGGAGAAATAAATCAAGCAGCTGAGGGTCCTCCCCAAGCATTAAGCCCAGAACCAGTTACAACTGTAACAGAAGTAACAATCAAGTTAGCATCGAGCTCTGTGCATGTTGGGGTAACAACAGCTGATTCAACTGAaacattaaataataacaaaacctTAAAACGTTGTTTGAGTGTACCAATCTTGCGCGCTGGTCCTTCATCTACATCAATGACAACTcgttcagcagcagcagctatgGCAATGCGTAACAGTGGTAACGCAGCAGTATCCGCTGGTAGGAGTGCTAACTCCAAAGAAGCTCTAAGTACgccaaagaaaaatcaaatttttactaAGCGGGATCCAATTGGAGATGCTTCAGGTGGTAACAATTTCGGGCATAATATACACATTGGAATACCACGTTCAAATCCTTCCTCCAG GGAGGTTTCACCCGCCCCGGTGTTTAATATATTCGCACCAAGAGCCCGGCGTTATTCCGCCAGTTACACACCACATGGAGTAGCTGGAGCTGCAGGCAGTGCGGCTGTGGCAAGTGGGCTACCCCTATGTCTTACGCCACGTGTCTCGCAATTACGGCAAGAAGAGTGCGTGGATATGCTGAATAGTCGTGAAGCAAATCATGAACGCGAAGTACACAGTGCCATGCAGATGTCTCAAAGCTGGGAGGATTTGACCTTAGTTGCGGAAAATTGGTCCTGCAAATCAGAGGAACTCAGCAATCCATTGCAAGTGATTTTGCCCGCTGGTGTCGCAAGCTGTTCAAGTCCAAGTCCAACAAG tAATCGTGCTGGAATGAGGCTTCCATACGGCCTGTCACCATCCCCAACAAGACGCACTTTCGCCACACGACGGTCAATGTCACCAATTGCTATGCGGCCCTCACAATTAGGGCCTGTTAAACGTAAATTTGAGTTGGATGATAGTGGCGCAGGAAGTAATTGGAATGTATATTCCCAACCAccaatgaagaaaatatttactgagag TAGAGGTTCTTCACCGGTTTGCCAATCACCTTCTTCAATATGTCCCAGTCCTGATTCTGGTACATATGATGGCCGCATAACACCAAAGCTATTCATTTCAAAGTTGTGCACgaacaatacaaataataattcaGCATGTTCGTCGCCTAGTAGCAGCGTAAGTGGTGGGATCATCGACTCAACAACTACCTCAGGTATATgttcatcctcctcttcaactACTTCTTCCGTTTCTGGTGGCTGTGAGCCAATGTGCATCGGAGGTGGCGGAATCGATGAGGGAATTTCTGTGGTAGACAATGAGGACAAAGCTGCAAGCAACACAATTTCAACAGGTTCTGCGTCTGTTGGCGGTGGCGATACAATCGCAGGGAATGGGGTGCATCCAATGAACACCGATATACAAGATGATGCCACATTATTGGATGATATAAAGAGTGAGACGTCATCAATTGGCGGATGCTCCAGCATCAGTATCGAATCGTCTTCCTGCGACAGCGCCTCAAAAGCAGCGGCAAGCTTCCTTAATAGACTGAACGTTGACGATATTAGCACTAGTCCGCTGGCTGTGCAGAAAAGTTTTTACATTAACAAACAAGGTTTAACTGggcacaaaaaatttattgtgaGCAGTGGTGGCGGCGAACCGATGGAAAGTATTAACATAAATAGCACCAGTGGAAGCTCTACTGCTATGATGGTAGCCACAGAAGTTTCTACAGCATGCACAAGCGGTTCATAA
- the LOC128864953 gene encoding serine-rich adhesin for platelets isoform X2: MDLGEINQAAEGPPQALSPEPVTTVTEVTIKLASSSVHVGVTTADSTETLNNNKTLKRCLSVPILRAGPSSTSMTTRSAAAAMAMRNSGNAAVSAGRSANSKEALSTPKKNQIFTKRDPIGDASGGNNFGHNIHIGIPRSNPSSREVSPAPVFNIFAPRARRYSASYTPHGVAGAAGSAAVASGLPLCLTPRVSQLRQEECVDMLNSREANHEREVHSAMQMSQSWEDLTLVAENWSCKSEELSNPLQVILPAGVASCSSPSPTSNRAGMRLPYGLSPSPTRRTFATRRSMSPIAMRPSQLGPVKRKFELDDSGAGSNWNVYSQPPMKKIFTERGSSPVCQSPSSICPSPDSGTYDGRITPKLFISKLCTNNTNNNSACSSPSSSVSGGIIDSTTTSGICSSSSSTTSSVSGGCEPMCIGGGGIDEGISVVDNEDKAASNTISTGSASVGGGDTIAGNGVHPMNTDIQDDATLLDDIKSETSSIGGCSSISIESSSCDSASKAAASFLNRLNVDDISTSPLAVQKSFYINKQGLTGHKKFIVSSGGGEPMESININSTSGSSTAMMVATEVSTACTSGS; this comes from the exons ATGGACTTAGGAGAAATAAATCAAGCAGCTGAGGGTCCTCCCCAAGCATTAAGCCCAGAACCAGTTACAACTGTAACAGAAGTAACAATCAAGTTAGCATCGAGCTCTGTGCATGTTGGGGTAACAACAGCTGATTCAACTGAaacattaaataataacaaaacctTAAAACGTTGTTTGAGTGTACCAATCTTGCGCGCTGGTCCTTCATCTACATCAATGACAACTcgttcagcagcagcagctatgGCAATGCGTAACAGTGGTAACGCAGCAGTATCCGCTGGTAGGAGTGCTAACTCCAAAGAAGCTCTAAGTACgccaaagaaaaatcaaatttttactaAGCGGGATCCAATTGGAGATGCTTCAGGTGGTAACAATTTCGGGCATAATATACACATTGGAATACCACGTTCAAATCCTTCCTCCAG GGAGGTTTCACCCGCCCCGGTGTTTAATATATTCGCACCAAGAGCCCGGCGTTATTCCGCCAGTTACACACCACATGGAGTAGCTGGAGCTGCAGGCAGTGCGGCTGTGGCAAGTGGGCTACCCCTATGTCTTACGCCACGTGTCTCGCAATTACGGCAAGAAGAGTGCGTGGATATGCTGAATAGTCGTGAAGCAAATCATGAACGCGAAGTACACAGTGCCATGCAGATGTCTCAAAGCTGGGAGGATTTGACCTTAGTTGCGGAAAATTGGTCCTGCAAATCAGAGGAACTCAGCAATCCATTGCAAGTGATTTTGCCCGCTGGTGTCGCAAGCTGTTCAAGTCCAAGTCCAACAAG tAATCGTGCTGGAATGAGGCTTCCATACGGCCTGTCACCATCCCCAACAAGACGCACTTTCGCCACACGACGGTCAATGTCACCAATTGCTATGCGGCCCTCACAATTAGGGCCTGTTAAACGTAAATTTGAGTTGGATGATAGTGGCGCAGGAAGTAATTGGAATGTATATTCCCAACCAccaatgaagaaaatatttactgagag AGGTTCTTCACCGGTTTGCCAATCACCTTCTTCAATATGTCCCAGTCCTGATTCTGGTACATATGATGGCCGCATAACACCAAAGCTATTCATTTCAAAGTTGTGCACgaacaatacaaataataattcaGCATGTTCGTCGCCTAGTAGCAGCGTAAGTGGTGGGATCATCGACTCAACAACTACCTCAGGTATATgttcatcctcctcttcaactACTTCTTCCGTTTCTGGTGGCTGTGAGCCAATGTGCATCGGAGGTGGCGGAATCGATGAGGGAATTTCTGTGGTAGACAATGAGGACAAAGCTGCAAGCAACACAATTTCAACAGGTTCTGCGTCTGTTGGCGGTGGCGATACAATCGCAGGGAATGGGGTGCATCCAATGAACACCGATATACAAGATGATGCCACATTATTGGATGATATAAAGAGTGAGACGTCATCAATTGGCGGATGCTCCAGCATCAGTATCGAATCGTCTTCCTGCGACAGCGCCTCAAAAGCAGCGGCAAGCTTCCTTAATAGACTGAACGTTGACGATATTAGCACTAGTCCGCTGGCTGTGCAGAAAAGTTTTTACATTAACAAACAAGGTTTAACTGggcacaaaaaatttattgtgaGCAGTGGTGGCGGCGAACCGATGGAAAGTATTAACATAAATAGCACCAGTGGAAGCTCTACTGCTATGATGGTAGCCACAGAAGTTTCTACAGCATGCACAAGCGGTTCATAA
- the LOC128864951 gene encoding zinc finger protein 423: protein MEILMKLKCSTTAPAHGNSSTHSTLKVVDHHHQLTQQHAALLPPPTTAPPSLVRLPSQANINFNSPSSLPPIALHSMPRMPTSRPCMNYSKSLDCCNAVAVQQEVEIFDLQWDQQGRRGVTYEVAMQRPPSCCTNITGSNLCESPACCTGPCTLPAYSTPPTISQSAATTPLSQPPPLQQAPSLHPPPLVYPMVSSEETFEMNAVGDINTHYEYQEPEENFISIEDTKIKGLLMKIGRECALEKKRSSQCKNKLASKEKEQKVFFEIIDLDDEDDREELRQIRNQVENSTQKMHNQNNLQQVGLSVITGSAGGGEKHKQRIKSPSISLIPKSPSPMLREEATLHQKNIEPTKERIIAHIDLSDSSDSEAEQCNKPAENVDNSENQVDVDAFDTDDEDELTFAAAAVSCELKCDDDENADAEDVNENAMANANISNDDIVILNSDDENVEFIDKHEKGLELHWDDLDRREKGRQYFECYLCGKKVQSSYNLRRHMMIHTGERPFGCDMCDRRFREFSDLKKHRRRHSNEANFVCMVCRSKPPMLQDPTRCNDCDSKTSAITAAMRTQLPPSAPPSPEKRQTPPLPTPPPPPPPPQLTKKPLQPTGRLRNTPAATTVTSTATSSSSNVKTLSKPTSQPTTYAVSPKHPSPTPLLNSDMPSLVPINAPITVNKTVTTSTQLLLDNIPVVHRPNYNQLGVITRKEFPCPLCQRPFGTRHNLKRHFMIHTGEKPFSCNKCRKPFREYSTLKKHMVTHQRDRYYKCLHCPRKYRDYLDYSEHKKTHANEDDDDDDDDINFDQQHLSSSSSTSSPQKRAKTRYDSSYDSNEEDSSTEDWLECCECKHRFTEIEAYTKHLKEHDPSVYLYECYICKKTFEQRDELVEHVSACKEELRETALQRATCFN, encoded by the exons ATGGAAATTCTcatgaaattaaaatgttcAACGACTGCGCCGGCGCACGGTAATAGCAGCACACACTCTACGCTCAAAGTCGTTGACCATCATCATCAACTAACGCAACAACATGCTGCTTTACTACCACCACCGACAACAGCACCACCTTCACTCGTCCGTCTGCCATCGCAAGCAAACATTAATTTTAACTCTCCATCATCACTGCCTCCAATTGCGCTGCATTCAATGCCTCGTATGCCAACATCAAGACCATGTATGAATTATTCAAAGTCTCTGGATTGTTGCAATGCCGTTGCTGTTCAACAGGAAGTcgaaatatttgatttgcaaTGGGACCAGCAGGGACGTCGCGGCGTTACATACGAAGTCGCAATGCAACGGCCACCGAGCTGTTGCACAAACATTACTGGAAGTAATTTATGTGAATCCCCTGCCTGTTGCACTGGCCCTTGTACCCTACCGGCATATAGTACACCACCGACAATATCTCAATCCGCGGCTACGACCCCACTATCTCAACCCCCGCCTTTACAACAAGCTCCTTCTCTTCATCCCCCGCCTTTGGTATATCCCATGGTGTCTTCCGAAGAAACGTTTGAAATGAATGCAGTTGGAGATATAAATACGCACTACGAATACCAGGAGCCAGAAGAGAACTTTATTTCGATAGAAGATACAAAAATTAAGGGCCTTCTGATGAAAATTGGTCGTGAATGTGCTTTAGAGAAGAAGAGAAGTAGCCAATGTAAAAATAAGTTGGCGAGTAAAGAAAAAGAGCAGAAGGTCTTTTTTGAGATTATAGATTTGGATGATGAAGATGACCGTGAAGAATTACGGCAAATAAGAAATCAAGTGGAAAATTCCACGCAAAAAATGCACAACCAAAACAATCTCCAGCAAGTTGGCTTATCTGTAATAACTGGATCTGCTGGAGGGGgtgaaaaacataaacaaagaaTTAAATCTCCCAGTATTAGTCTCATTCCAAAAAGTCCTTCACCCATGTTAAGGGAAGAGGCAACATTGCATCAGAAGAATATTGAACCCACCAAGGAACGTATAATTGCACATATTGATCTATCTGATAGCAGCGATTCGGAAGCGGAACAATGTAATAAGCCTGCTGAAAACGTGGATAATTCAGAAAACCAAGTGGATGTAGATGCTTTTGATACTGACGACGAAGATGAGTTAACTTTCGCGGCTGCGGCCGTAAGTTGTGAGCTGAAATGCGATGATGACGAAAATGCTGACGctgaagatgtgaatgaaaatgCAATGGCGAATGCGAATATTTCCAACGACGATATTGTCATTCTTAATTCAGAtgatgaaaatgtcgaattcatCGATAAACACGAGAAAGGATTAGAGTTGCATTGGGACGACCTAGATAGACGAGAAAAAGGTCGACAATATTTCGAATGCTATTTGTGTGGGAAAAAAGTGCAATCAAGTTACAATTTGAGGAGGCACATGATGATACATACAG GCGAACGTCCATTTGGCTGTGACATGTGCGATCGACGGTTTCGTGAGTTTAGTGATTTAAAGAAGCATCGCCGCCGTCACTCAAACGAAGCTAATTTCGTTTGCATGGTGTGCCGCTCGAAACCACCCATGCTGCAGGACCCGACGCGCTGCAATGACTGCGATTCAAAGACAAGTGCAATAACAGCAGCAATGCGTACACAGCTTCCGCCATCTGCTCCTCCCTCACCAGAAAAACGACAAACACCACCATTACCAACACCGCCTCCACCACCACCTCCACCACAACTTACTAAAAAACCATTACAACCAACTGGACGCTTACGCAATACTCCGGCAGCAACCACAGTCACTTCTACTGCAACGAGTAGCAGTAGTAATGTAAAAACATTGTCAAAGCCTACATCACAGCCTACCACTTATGCCGTTTCTCCCAAGCATCCCAGTCCAACACCTTTACTCAACTCGGACATGCCGTCGTTGGTGCCCATAAATGCACCGATTACTGTTAACAAGACAGTCACAACTAGCACACAGCTACTACTCGATAATATTCCGGTCGTTCACCGACCCAACTACAATCAGCTAGGTGTTATAACACGCAAGGAATTTCCCTGCCCATTGTGCCAGCGTCCATTCGGCACACGTCACAACCTTAAGCGCCACTTTATGATACACACCGGCGAAAAACCATTTTCTTGTAATAAATGCCGCAAACCGTTTCGAGAATACTCAACTCTAAAGAAGCACATGGTGACGCATCAACGTGATCGATATTATAAATGCCTTCATTGTCCGCGGAAGTATCGTGACTACTTGGACTATAGCGAGCACAAGAAAACGCACGCAAATGAAGACGAcgatgatgacgatgacgatATAAATTTTGATCAGCAACATTTGAGCTCATCCAGTAGCACGTCCAGTCcccaaaaaagagcaaaaacgcGCTATGATAGTAGCTATGACTCAAATGAGGAGGATTCGTCTACAGAAGATTGGCTTGAGTGTTGTGAGTGTAAGCACCGTTTCACGGAAATCGAGGCATACACAAAACATTTGAAGGAACACGATCCTTCAGTGTACCTCTATGAATGCTATATTTGTAAAAAGACTTTTGAGCAGCGCGATGAACTGGTCGAGCACGTGAGTGCGTGCAAGGAAGAGTTGCGCGAAACGGCATTACAACGAGCAACGTGCTTCAATTAG
- the LOC128864952 gene encoding kinesin-like protein Klp68D gives MSARLRRPGTANSQTPNECVQVVVRCRPISNREQSEGSEEVVSVYPNRGVVEITNLTEANKEQTKMFTYDAAYDASASQINLYNEVVFPLVSSVLEGFNGCIFAYGQTGTGKTFTMEGVRGNNELQGIIPRTFEQIWLHINRTENFQFLVDVSYLEIYMEELRDLLKPNSKHLEVRERGSGVYVPNLHAINCKSVDDMLNVMHIGNKNRTVGFTNMNEHSSRSHAIFMIRIEMCDIETNTIKVGKLNLIDLAGSERQSKTGASAERLKEASKINLALSSLGNVISALAENSPHVPYRDSKLTRLLQDSLGGNSKTIMIANIGPSSYNYNETLTTLRYASRAKTIQNKPVKNEDPQDAKLKEYQEEIERLKRLIAPKQQQRTEKIGKKRQRKPKKEKASNEVVQMEVEESEEEPESDKENEAEAAKSNEELERERVETAKLATKLAELESQLVRGGKNLLDTYSERQLELEKKLVEIAERKKREIEIQQQLELQEETTLEIKETVTSLEQEVELKKRKLSKCYAKYLALQQELNDCKYDHNQDLRELEMAQNELVKELKRQLLIIDNFVPVEVKQRLYTQAKYDEEQEEWKFSSVPLVDSNFLNKRPVSYPQRRRPISEYALMEAKTNTSSSLRFKNENIVSYELEMPCRTTQEYRSPKVSASLQAVLAQAMQTGDDIDIVDSHTNSIRSRLENIINASANATALASTNNSPTTPNGVGVVPVAGPRNIKPSRSTVSPGSAIDSNRRPPTGRTVPKKPASAYPKARGLVNK, from the coding sequence ATGAGCGCTCGACTACGACGTCCTGGCACTGCCAACAGCCAAACACCAAATGAGTGTGTCCAAGTTGTGGTGCGTTGTCGCCCAATTAGCAACCGAGAGCAATCGGAGGGGTCTGAGGAAGTGGTCTCCGTATATCCAAATCGTGGTGTAGTAGAGATTACAAATTTGACGGAAGCCAACAAGGAGCAAACTAAAATGTTCACCTATGATGCGGCTTATGATGCCAGCGCATCGCAAATCAACCTTTATAACGAAGTAGTTTTTCCGTTAGTAAGCTCAGTTCTTGAAGGATTCAATGGCTGCATATTCGCTTACGGCCAAACTggaactggaaaaacgtttACCATGGAAGGTGTAAGAGGTAACAATGAACTTCAGGGTATTATTCCTCGAACATTTGAGCAAATTTGGCTTCATATAAATCGAacggaaaattttcaatttcttgtGGATGTCAgctatttagaaatatatatggAAGAGCTGCGCGACTTACTGAAACCAAATTCCAAACATTTGGAAGTGCGTGAGCGTGGTTCGGGAGTCTACGTGCCTAATTTGCATGCTATTAATTGTAAAAGTGTGGACGATATGCTTAATGTTATGCACATTGGCAACAAGAATCGTACTGTAGGCTTTACTAACATGAATGAACACAGTTCACGATCGCACGCCATCTTTATGATTCGCATAGAAATGTGTGACATTGAAACCAACACTATCAAAGTTGGAAAACTTAATTTGATAGATTTAGCAGGTAGCGAGCGTCAATCGAAAACAGGTGCTTCGGCTGAACGCCTGAAAGAGGCAAGCAAAATAAATCTTGCTCTTTCCTCACTTGGAAATGTAATCTCAGCATTAGCAGAGAACTCGCCGCATGTGCCCTACCGCGATTCAAAACTTACGCGACTCCTACAGGATTCTTTGGGTGGGAATTCCAAAACTATAATGATAGCCAATATTGGTCCGTCGTCTTACAATTATAACGAAACATTGACAACTTTGCGTTACGCATCCCGGGCTAAAACTATTCAGAACAAACCAGTTAAAAATGAAGATCCTCAAGATGCTAAACTTAAGGAATATCAGGAGGAAATTGAAAGATTGAAGCGACTTATTGCACCGAAGCAACAGCAGCGCACGGAAAAGATAGGGAAAAAACGTCAACGAAAACCAAAGAAAGAAAAGGCTAGCAACGAAGTGGTACAAATGGAAGTCGAAGAAAGTGAAGAGGAGCCAGAGTCGGATAAAGAGAATGAGGCGGAAGCAGCAAAATCCAATGAGGAATTAGAGCGAGAGCGCGTTGAGACTGCCAAACTCGCTACCAAGCTAGCGGAATTAGAATCGCAGTTAGTTCGTGGTGGTAAAAATTTGTTGGACACATATAGCGAGCGTCAGTTGGAGCTTGAAAAAAAGCTGGTTGAGATTGCAGAACGTAAGAAACGTGAAATCGAAATTCAGCAGCAACTAGAACTGCAAGAGGAAACTACACTGGAAATAAAAGAGACAGTTACTTCTTTAGAGCAAGAAGTTGaactgaagaaaagaaaattgtccAAGTGTTATGCTAAATATTTGGCTCTACAACAGGAGCTGAACGACTGTAAATACGACCACAATCAGGATTTACGTGAGTTGGAAATGGCGCAGAACGAACTTGTTAAAGAGTTGAAACGACAATTACtaattattgataattttgTACCAGTAGAAGTGAAACAACGCCTCTATACACAAGCAAAGTATGACGAAGAGCAAGAAGAGTGGAAATTCTCATCTGTTCCATTGGTTGACTCCAATTTCCTAAATAAACGTCCCGTTTCTTATCCACAACGCCGCCGTCCCATATCGGAATATGCTCTAATGGAGGCTAAAACAAATACCTCTTCTTCATTgcgatttaaaaatgaaaatattgtatcGTATGAGTTAGAAATGCCATGCCGCACTACGCAGGAGTACCGTTCTCCTAAAGTGTCTGCGTCGCTGCAGGCTGTATTAGCTCAAGCTATGCAAACAGGTGATGACATCGACATTGTAGATTCACACACCAATTCCATACGCAGTCGccttgaaaatattattaacgcTAGTGCTAATGCAACGGCCTTAGCATCAACTAACAATAGTCCTACAACGCCAAATGGTGTTGGAGTGGTTCCCGTGGCTGGCCCACGCAATATTAAGCCTAGTCGTAGCACAGTCTCTCCTGGTTCGGCCATTGACTCGAATAGGCGCCCGCCTACTGGCCGTACAGTGCCCAAAAAACCAGCCTCTGCTTATCCAAAAGCCCGTGGTTtggtaaataagtaa
- the LOC128864954 gene encoding trafficking protein particle complex subunit 4 — translation MIIYGVYIVSKSGGLIYNLDSNVPRIEQERSFTYPIDLMLDYDPKKISVVFNKKDGINVGHVLMAVNGMPVTGNTLEDGRDVKTVLENAENYPLNLKFCRPKLTTNEKIVQASTFYPLYAFASQLSPEPKSSGIEILEADTFTLHCFQTLTGVKFIIISETGLSGMDMLLRKIYELYSDYVLKNPFYALEMPIRCELFENKLKTLLDMVEKTGINNLDK, via the exons ATGATAATTTATGGAGTGTATATAGTAAGCAAATCTGGTGGACTTATTTATAACCTGGATAGCAATGTGCCGCGCATAGAGCAAGAGCGTTCGTTTACGTATCCTATTGATTTGATGCTTGACTATGATCCGAAGAAAATATCTGTGgtctttaataaaaaagatggtATCAATG TTGGACATGTTTTGATGGCTGTGAACGGAATGCCAGTGACCGGCAACACACTGGAAGATGGTCGTGATGTCAAAACAGTGCTGGAAAACGCAGAGAACTATCCGCTGAATTTGAAGTTTTGCAGGCCAAAATTGACTACCAATGAAAAGATTGTACAGGCCAGTACATTCTATCCCCTCTATGCATTTGCGAGCCAACTCAGTCCGGAACCAAAAAGTTCTGGCATTGAAATATTGGAAGCCGATACATTTACTTTGCACTGTTTTCAAACACTAACCGGAGTGAAATTCATAATAATTTCCGAAACAGGTCTAAGTGGAATGGATATGTTACTTCGCAAAATTTATGAATTGTATTCGGATTATGTTCTAAAAAATCCCTTTTACGCGCTAGAAATGCCTATACGTTGCgaattgtttgaaaataaacttaaaacgtTACTGGATATGGTCGAAAAGACGGGAATAAATAACttggataaataa
- the LOC128862964 gene encoding probable cGMP 3',5'-cyclic phosphodiesterase subunit delta, with protein MGSEDVEISSGDKIQKGFQINYMILRDADSGKVIWQENKDFSSPDVEHEARVPIKILDLRAVSREINFSTIEPMENFRLDQKVLFKGRIMEEWFFEMGWVGANTTNTWQSTIEAAPESQMMPAKVLNGNVTIQTSFYDNDTLITKSIVRLYYI; from the coding sequence ATGGGTTCTGAAGATGTAGAGATTAGTTCTGGAGATAAAATCCAGAAAGGATtccaaataaattatatgatCCTGCGCGACGCGGATTCGGGAAAAGTAATTTGGCAAGAAAACAAGGATTTCTCTTCGCCAGATGTTGAGCATGAGGCTCGTGTGCCAATCAAAATATTGGATTTGCGTGCAGTGTCCCGCGAAATAAATTTCAGCACCATTGAGCCGATGGAAAATTTTCGTCTTGATCAAAAGGTGCTTTTCAAAGGACGTATAATGGAAGAATGGTTTTTCGAAATGGGTTGGGTAGGTGCAAACACAACAAACACTTGGCAATCTACAATTGAAGCAGCGCCGGAATCACAGATGATGCCAGCCAAGGTATTAAATGGCAATGTCACAATTCAAACCAGTTTCTATGACAACGACACACTTATCACCAAATCAATTGTGCGCCTCTACTATATATAA
- the LOC128863652 gene encoding TATA-box-binding protein, translating to MEQMLSPGFSIPSIGATPLHQMDADQQIVPNPVYHPAADTHDLNHMGMPSLLNSGTSSAVAVNNSNMSGSSPQILLTAHKQMQSYQSSSTSMTNGSAPQSLMQPQTPQSLMSPMVPMSERADNLSNIHQTMGPATPMTPMTPGSADPGIVPQLQNIVSTVNLCCKLDLKKIALHARNAEYNPKRFAAVIMRIREPRTTALIFSSGKMVCTGAKSEDDSRLAARKYARIIQKLGFQAKFRDFKIQNMVGSCDVKFPIRLEGLVLTHCNFSSYEPELFPGLIYRMVRPRIVLLIFVSGKVVLTGAKVRQEIYEAFDKIFPILKKFKKQS from the exons ATGGAGCAAATGTTGAGTCCCGGTTTCTCTATTCCGAGCATCGGAGCAACTCCACTCCATCAAATGGATGCTGATCAACAGATAGTGCCTAATCCTGTTTATCACCCTGCAGCGGACACACATGACCTAAATCATATGGGAATGCCTTCGCTGCTGAATAGCGGCACTTCATCGGCCGTAGCAGTAAATAATTCTAATATGAGTGGAAGTTCGCCTCAGATTTTGCTGACAGCGCATAAGCAAATGCAATCATACCAAAGTTCCAGCACATCAATGACAAATGGTAGTGCGCCACAAAGTCTAATGCAACCACAAACGCCG CAAAGCTTAATGTCACCGATGGTGCCGATGAGTGAACGCGCCGACAACCTTAGTAATATTCATCAAACGATGGGTCCTGCAACACCTATGACGCCAATGACGCCAGGTTCGGCTGATCCTGGTATTGTACCACAACTGCA GAACATAGTTTCAACAGTAAACTTATGTTGtaaattagatttgaaaaaaatagcgcTCCATGCGCGTAATGCTGAGTATAATCCAAAGCGTTTTGCTGCTGTAATTATGCGAATTCGAGAGCCCCGAACTACAGCATTGATTTTCTCCTCTGGCAAAATGGTGTGTACCGGCGCAAAAAGTGAAGATGATTCTCGGTTGGCGGCTCGAAAATATGCGcgtattattcaaaaattgggATTTCAG gCGAAATTCCGAGATTTTAAAATCCAAAATATGGTTGGATCATGCGATGTGAAATTCCCAATACGCCTAGAAGGTCTGGTACTTACGCATTGCAATTTCAGCTCTTATGAACCTGAGCTATTTCCTGGTCTTATTTATCGAATGGTGCGTCCTCGTATTGTTCTTCTGATATTTGTGTCTGGCAAAGTGGTGCTGACGGGTGCGAAGGTTCGCCAGGAAATCTACGAAGCTTTCGACAAAATATTTCCTATTCTTAAAAAGTTCAAGAAGCAATCCTAA